In Streptomyces sp. NBC_00341, the DNA window CAGGGCATCCGATGCGTCATGCGAGGGTGCTTTGCAGCCGATGTGGCAATGCGCCTACTCCTGGGACGGAGCGTCGGTCCAGAAGGCGTGGGCCTTCTTCAGGAGCTCCTTGGCGGCGTTGCCGTACGATGCCGCACCGCTCAGCGTGGCGAAGGCTTTGCTGTAGAGATCGAGCTCGCCCTGTTCCGTGATGTCCACGGAGGACGAGACGAGTTCGACATGCGCCCGTTCGTCGGCGCCGTAGATGTTGAACCCGTGGACGGGGAACAGGTCCACCCGCGCGGTGGAAGGAAGGATCCCGAGCGTGAGCGAGGACAGACCGAGTTCTCGCACGAGGCGCTCGATCTGTTGTCTCATGACCTCGGGGCCGCCGATGTTCGTGTAAAGAGCCTGCTCCCCGAGGACGACGTCGTAATGGTGCTCGCCGTCGTACAGCACCTCCTGCCGCTGCATGCGCTTGGCGACGCCCGCCGGCACGTCGTTCGGGATGCCAAGGAATTCGACGACCTGACCGAGAATCACGGTGGCGTATGCCTCGGTCTGGAGAGTGCCCCAGATCATCGTGGGCACGTACGCCTTTCCCTCGCGCGTGTCCCGATACCAGCGCACGACGTCGTCCTGAGTCGCCTCGGTACCAGCGGACAGACGATCCGTCCACGGAATGGAACTGGTCATCGCATCCCTTCCTGAGTGATGCCGCCGGGACGGCTTCGATGGTGTTGCTGTTCCGGTTGAGGATGGCGCCAAGCATCCGATGGTGAAAGGGCGGGAATTGGTTGGACCACGCGCTCGACCCTCGGCAGTCGAGGACGAGTAGCGGAGCGCCTCTATTGCCAGCCGTTGAGGGAGACTTGCGGGCCGCCCGCGAGGTATCGGCGGAGGGCACTTGAGGTGGTGTCCACGAAGGCGTCAGGGATGGCCTCGACATCGACCCAGCGGACCTGGGAGTGCTTGTGGGGTTCGCGGTTTTCGGGTTCGCCGGTCCATTCGTGGGTGGCGAAGACGACGGTGAGGAAGCCGTTGGGGGCTTCGACGCCCCAGGCGCCGTGGATGATGTGGGCGACCTTGAGGGACTCGGGCTTCACGGTGAGGCCCGTCTCCTCGTAGAGCTCGCGGACCGCAGTTTCGGTGATGGGCTCGCCGGGCTCGCTCTTCCCGACGGGGAGGTCCCACATGCCCTGGGCGAACTTGGCGTTCTCGCTGCGTTGGAGGAGGACGACGCGGTTCGTGGCCTTGTCGTGGACGATGACGGCGGCGACCAGCAGGGTCATGGATTCGAGGGCCGGCTTGAGCGCCTTCAGTTGGTCATCGGTCTGCTGGGCCACGGTGTTCCCTTCTTTGGGCGGGTTGTTGGGCATGTTAGGCGCGGGCTCGGCGCGCGAGATCGGCCGCGCCGGGGACTCGACGGCGCTGGTAGATCACGAGGGTGGAGCGGATCGAGGTGATTGCCTTGCGGGTTCGGGCGGAGGCCATGCCCTCCATGAGGACCAGCGCTTGGGTCCAGGCCACGAAAGCGGCGTCCGCTCCGGCTTGGGCGGCGAGGAGAGCGCGGGGCGACCAACGGGTTCCAGCCGACCGCTGCGTAGCGCGGGCATGCGTGATGACCCACGACCTGCGGCACTTCTACGCCTCCGCGCTCATCACAGGCGGGGCGGGCGTCAGCACGTCCAGATGGTCCATGGCTACGCGGCTGCCGTCATCACCCTGCGGATCCACCCGCACCCACGCCCGAACGAAGAAGACCGCACCCGGTCCGTGACGGACGCCCTTGCGGGCGCCCGGCGGGCCGGGTGCGGTCAGGTAGCCGTCGTGGCCGACGAAATCGCAGGTCAGACGGTCTAGCCTTGGATCAGGCCTTCTTGGTCTCCCAGAAGATCTTGTCGATCTGGGCGATCAGGTCCAGAGCCTTCTGGCCGGTCGCCGGGTCGTTCGAGCCCTTGGCCGCGGAGAGCGCCTTCAGGGTGTCGTTGACCAGCTGGTGCAGCTCCGGGTACTTCTCGAAGTGCGGCGGCTTGAAGTAGTCGCTCCAGAGCACCGAGACGTGGTGCTTCGCGAGCTCGGCGCGCTGTTCCTTGATCAGGATCGAGCGCGTGCGGAAGTCCGCGTCCTCGTTGGCCTGGTACTTCTCCTGGACGGCCTTGACCGACTCCGCCTCGATGCGGGCCTGGGCCGGGTCGTACACGCCGCAGGGGAGGTCGCAGTGGGCGCTGACCTTCACCTTGGGGGCAAACAGGCGGGAAAGCATGGGGCTGTCCTTCCTCGTGATCGTCTTCTCAGGTGGGACATTACTCCGTGAGAGCCGCGAAATAGTGGGTGCCCCCATGGGCTTAGGCCAAAAGTCCAGGGTGAGGATGGGACCAGTGGCCGAATGTACGGAACGCTGTGGTGGACGGTGTACTGGACGGACGGGGAGGTGCCGGAGAGATGCGGGAGGTGCCGGAGTTGCCGGAGCTGACCGATGAACAGCCCGGACGCGGGCTGGCGGCGCGGGTGCCGTTCCAGGTGGTGGAGGTGACGGGGCCCTCGATGGTGCCCACGCTCCACCACGGGGACTGGCTGCTCGTGCAGTACGGGGCGCCGGTGCGTCCCGGTGATGTGGTGATCCTGAGACACCCGTTCCAGCAGGACCTGCTGGTCGTCAAACGGGCCATGGAGCGGCGGACCGGCGGCTGGTGGGTGCGCGGTGACAACCGGTTCGCGGGTGGCGACAGCACGGATTACGGGACCGTGCCCGAGGAGCTGGTGCTGGCCAGGGTGCGGGCGCGCTACCGGCCGTTGACGAAGGATCAGCGCTCGTTGCGCGGGGTGGCGGGCTGGGCGGTCTCCGCGTTGCGGCCCGTCTCGGCGGCGCGCTCCGTCTCCAGGCGCTTGCGGGCCCGGTAGGCGGCGACGTTGGCGCGGGTGGCGCAGCGGTCGGAGCAGTAGCGGCGGGAG includes these proteins:
- a CDS encoding DUF5753 domain-containing protein translates to MTSSIPWTDRLSAGTEATQDDVVRWYRDTREGKAYVPTMIWGTLQTEAYATVILGQVVEFLGIPNDVPAGVAKRMQRQEVLYDGEHHYDVVLGEQALYTNIGGPEVMRQQIERLVRELGLSSLTLGILPSTARVDLFPVHGFNIYGADERAHVELVSSSVDITEQGELDLYSKAFATLSGAASYGNAAKELLKKAHAFWTDAPSQE
- a CDS encoding NUDIX domain-containing protein is translated as MPNNPPKEGNTVAQQTDDQLKALKPALESMTLLVAAVIVHDKATNRVVLLQRSENAKFAQGMWDLPVGKSEPGEPITETAVRELYEETGLTVKPESLKVAHIIHGAWGVEAPNGFLTVVFATHEWTGEPENREPHKHSQVRWVDVEAIPDAFVDTTSSALRRYLAGGPQVSLNGWQ
- the sodN gene encoding superoxide dismutase, Ni, which codes for MLSRLFAPKVKVSAHCDLPCGVYDPAQARIEAESVKAVQEKYQANEDADFRTRSILIKEQRAELAKHHVSVLWSDYFKPPHFEKYPELHQLVNDTLKALSAAKGSNDPATGQKALDLIAQIDKIFWETKKA
- the sodX gene encoding nickel-type superoxide dismutase maturation protease, encoding MREVPELPELTDEQPGRGLAARVPFQVVEVTGPSMVPTLHHGDWLLVQYGAPVRPGDVVILRHPFQQDLLVVKRAMERRTGGWWVRGDNRFAGGDSTDYGTVPEELVLARVRARYRPLTKDQRSLRGVAGWAVSALRPVSAARSVSRRLRAR